A stretch of Vicinamibacterales bacterium DNA encodes these proteins:
- a CDS encoding response regulator, with translation MDPGIAPKSVDDLRRRLAELEAQVEHLRRANEALQQIDAPHERLDAALREAGALLTKSQAIAHVGSWILDLPTGRLVWSDETFRIFGLEAQEFAATYEAFLEAVHPDDRAAVDDAYSRSVREAADSYDIEHRIVRRHSGEIRVVHERCEHEWDASGAIVRSIGMVQDITERKHLEEERQRLQGQLLQSQKLESIGRLAGGVAHDFNNMLCVILGRVELALAQGHAADAMHEDLVAIEHAARRSADMVSQLLAFAGKQPIAPRVMDLGEAVGGMLTMLRRLIGENITLVWTPDGKAWPVRIDPAQLSQLLAGLCLNARDAIVGTGTVRVEATNVTVARDHPAARAGGHRGDYVLLAVADDGRGMEAEVVEHLFEPFFTTKGVGRGPGLGLSSIHGIVSQNGRFIDVESSPGSGSTFSIYLPRHTACETPTRGGRPEAPADRGRETILLVEDEPSILKMAQRMLEARGYTVLTAKSPGEALELAQAHSGDIHLVVTDVIMPGMNGRELATRLSLLHPKMKRVFMSGYAANVIANDGMIEEGVQFIPKPFSATALATKVRAALGQA, from the coding sequence ATGGACCCTGGGATCGCTCCGAAATCGGTCGACGACCTGCGCCGGCGATTGGCGGAATTGGAAGCGCAGGTCGAACACCTGCGGCGCGCCAACGAAGCGCTCCAGCAGATCGACGCGCCACACGAACGACTGGATGCCGCGCTGCGCGAGGCGGGCGCCCTCCTGACCAAGTCCCAGGCGATCGCCCACGTCGGGAGCTGGATCCTCGACCTGCCCACGGGTCGACTCGTCTGGTCGGACGAGACCTTTCGCATCTTCGGCCTCGAAGCGCAGGAGTTCGCAGCCACCTACGAGGCCTTCCTGGAAGCCGTCCACCCGGACGACCGGGCGGCCGTGGACGACGCCTACTCCCGCTCGGTCCGCGAGGCAGCCGACAGCTACGACATCGAGCACCGCATCGTACGGCGACACAGCGGCGAAATCCGGGTCGTCCACGAGCGGTGCGAGCACGAGTGGGACGCGTCGGGTGCGATCGTCCGCTCGATCGGCATGGTACAGGACATCACCGAGCGCAAGCACCTCGAGGAAGAACGGCAGCGGCTCCAAGGCCAACTCCTCCAGTCGCAGAAGCTGGAATCGATCGGGCGACTGGCCGGCGGCGTGGCCCACGACTTCAACAACATGCTCTGCGTCATCCTGGGCCGCGTGGAACTGGCCCTCGCCCAGGGGCACGCCGCAGACGCGATGCACGAGGATCTGGTGGCGATCGAGCACGCCGCGAGACGCTCGGCCGACATGGTCAGCCAATTGCTCGCCTTCGCCGGCAAGCAGCCCATCGCACCCAGGGTGATGGATCTCGGCGAGGCGGTCGGCGGCATGCTCACGATGCTGCGGCGACTGATCGGCGAGAACATCACGCTGGTCTGGACGCCGGACGGAAAGGCGTGGCCGGTCCGGATCGACCCCGCACAGCTCTCTCAGTTGCTGGCGGGCCTCTGCCTCAACGCCAGAGACGCCATCGTCGGAACCGGCACCGTTCGCGTCGAGGCGACCAACGTCACGGTCGCTCGCGATCATCCGGCGGCGCGCGCCGGCGGTCATCGAGGCGACTACGTCCTCCTGGCGGTCGCCGACGACGGCCGCGGCATGGAGGCCGAGGTCGTCGAACACCTGTTCGAACCATTCTTCACGACCAAAGGTGTCGGGCGGGGACCCGGCCTCGGGCTGTCGTCCATCCACGGCATCGTCAGCCAGAATGGCAGGTTCATCGACGTGGAGAGCAGTCCCGGCTCCGGTTCGACCTTCAGCATCTACCTGCCGCGTCACACGGCGTGCGAGACACCAACTCGGGGCGGGCGGCCGGAGGCGCCGGCGGACCGCGGTCGCGAGACCATTCTGCTGGTCGAAGATGAGCCCTCGATCCTGAAAATGGCCCAGCGCATGCTCGAAGCCCGGGGCTACACGGTGTTGACCGCGAAATCTCCTGGCGAGGCGCTCGAGTTGGCACAAGCGCACTCCGGCGACATCCACCTCGTCGTCACCGATGTGATCATGCCTGGCATGAACGGGCGCGAGTTGGCCACGCGGCTCTCGCTGCTTCACCCGAAGATGAAACGCGTGTTCATGTCCGGCTACGCGGCCAACGTCATCGCCAACGACGGTATGATCGAAGAGGGCGTCCAGTTCATCCCGAAGCCTTTCTCGGCGACTGCGCTCGCGACCAAGGTCCGCGCCGCGCTGGGACAGGCGTGA